In Streptomyces sp. NBC_00878, a single window of DNA contains:
- a CDS encoding MBL fold metallo-hydrolase — MSRPAPTQVAPGVHRLGDHGVNFYLIEDPDGLVLVDAGTPAHLKQLRTLLTGLGRSLADVRAVLLTHGHPDHTGLAHSLQEAGADLWIHERDAAILRDGPRSAMRHAKPERSMLPYLLRRPSALALPLGLARSGAFTAPAVRGARVFGADQVLKDVPGAPRAVVLPGHTPGSAAYAFPDRGLLFTGDALVTADGFSDHTGPTIVSRCFTHDSRAALTALDRLDELTADADLLLPGHGEPFAEGVRTATRQARQFGVH, encoded by the coding sequence ATGTCCCGTCCCGCGCCCACGCAGGTCGCCCCCGGCGTTCACCGCCTCGGCGATCATGGCGTCAACTTCTACCTGATCGAGGACCCCGACGGTCTCGTCCTGGTCGACGCGGGAACGCCCGCCCATCTGAAGCAGCTGCGCACGCTGCTGACCGGCCTCGGCCGCTCCCTGGCCGATGTCCGTGCCGTACTCCTGACGCATGGCCACCCCGACCACACCGGGCTGGCCCACTCCCTCCAGGAAGCCGGCGCCGACCTCTGGATCCACGAGCGGGACGCCGCCATCCTGCGCGACGGCCCGCGCAGCGCGATGCGGCACGCCAAGCCGGAGCGTTCGATGCTCCCGTATCTGCTGCGCAGGCCCTCCGCGCTCGCCCTCCCCCTCGGGCTGGCCCGCTCCGGCGCCTTCACCGCACCCGCGGTGCGGGGTGCGCGGGTCTTCGGCGCCGACCAGGTGCTGAAGGACGTCCCCGGCGCCCCGCGGGCCGTCGTCCTGCCCGGCCACACACCCGGCAGCGCCGCGTACGCCTTCCCCGACCGCGGGCTGCTCTTCACCGGCGACGCCCTGGTCACCGCCGACGGCTTCTCCGACCACACCGGACCCACGATCGTGAGCCGCTGCTTCACCCACGACAGCCGGGCCGCACTCACCGCCCTCGACCGCCTCGACGAACTGACGGCGGACGCGGACCTGCTGCTGCCCGGCCATGGCGAGCCCTTCGCCGAAGGCGTCCGCACCGCGACGCGGCAGGCACGGCAG
- a CDS encoding TetR/AcrR family transcriptional regulator: MAAGTPRRSYNSEGRREAARRNRAAVLEACRELLFREGYHATTVRAVAERAGVSAETVYKSFGGKPGMVKALWDITLAGDDEPVPMGDRPQVREILGTRELGAKLRLYAAYVRGIHERVTPLFALLTQAGPDVGEVLETAERERLTGVTAFVTHLDESGALGPEADPAHLMDAVWALAGPQLYTQLTAGRGWSADTYEKWLADMLTAMLVPPPPQPPQPHQPLRTR, translated from the coding sequence ATGGCAGCCGGAACGCCACGTCGGTCCTACAACTCCGAGGGCCGGCGCGAGGCCGCGCGCCGCAACCGCGCGGCGGTGCTGGAGGCATGCCGCGAGCTGCTCTTCCGGGAGGGCTACCACGCCACGACCGTGCGTGCGGTGGCCGAGCGGGCGGGTGTCTCCGCCGAGACGGTGTACAAGTCGTTCGGCGGCAAGCCGGGCATGGTCAAGGCCCTGTGGGACATCACGCTGGCCGGGGACGACGAACCGGTTCCGATGGGGGACCGCCCCCAGGTGCGGGAGATCCTGGGGACAAGGGAGTTGGGCGCCAAGCTCCGGCTCTACGCCGCGTACGTGCGCGGCATCCATGAACGGGTCACCCCGCTGTTCGCCCTGCTGACCCAGGCCGGGCCGGACGTCGGAGAGGTCCTGGAGACCGCCGAGCGGGAACGGCTGACCGGCGTCACCGCGTTCGTCACGCACCTCGACGAGTCCGGCGCGCTCGGCCCGGAGGCGGATCCGGCCCACCTGATGGACGCCGTCTGGGCCCTGGCCGGTCCCCAGTTGTACACGCAGCTCACTGCGGGACGGGGCTGGTCGGCCGACACGTACGAGAAGTGGCTGGCCGACATGCTGACGGCCATGCTCGTGCCCCCTCCGCCCCAGCCGCCCCAGCCGCACCAGCCGCTCCGGACGCGGTGA
- a CDS encoding SpoIIE family protein phosphatase codes for MGETSENSTLSSALRQTVTAVGAPIGMVYLFDGPGGPDGSLRLHPALTSGNPEGLSLGRQEVDALTEAATAQAIRERAVVWLPASPDRTSTPYTGPRTGTDTGPYTAPYTGVAAVPLCHEEDTLGVLSVVTSRPGPPTDAERGLLEVAARWIAGLVADLVDSGSAARPAASPLRAAREAVRVGAWDWNIRTGDILWDEEMALVLGIPPDHFDGRIETWRALVHPEDLPAVVTQAEQSLRKGGEYGVRHRVLRPDGTVGWVEARGRIVNGDDGRPARMVGRLWETSETRAAMDSVGRALQHMSDGFLAVDSDGRIMYVNGRAQQLVGPSDDLIGRVLWELPAVAVPALASRCRSAMADRVATGIDVRSPTDGRSYHLRIIPVPDGLTVYLTDVTEQREIQARRAAEERAAAERTSRIGGLTRALAEALTVQDVINAVAERLLPLVGATGLIVHAAGPGGDWTLQSVGYPRSYIDRLPDGPENNPLDQAMRDGVPRFVDSPQELEARYPGLAAFAALGGKHSWAFLPLMVSGRVVGGCVISFDRPRRLADDERGLLIALSGLIAQTLERARLYDAEHHRAQELQRGLLPRALPLLPTVTTAARYLPASEGMLGGDWYDVIPLSGDRVALVIGDVMGHGLSEAATMGRLRTAVHTLAGLELPPDELFSHLNDLVSDLGDDFYATCLYAVYDPATGSCAVSSAGHPPPVLVSPDGTVRLLDLAADPPLGAATPPFETTELVLPEGSLLVLYTDGFVESARRDIDTGIVQLTTALTTTADTAPPTPATGPWPRPDEREQEQTDEAGRLDRLCASLTAALLPEGEQTGDDAAVLVARVRALRPEDMSVWTLPEDPVAAGQARSHIRRRLAEWQLDELVTTTELLASELVGNVVRHARGPLRLRLVRSRSLICEVSDGSLTTPRMRRARDTDEGGRGLQLVAALSQRWGVRYTLDGKCIWTEQPLPDPVPAHTTGAAQT; via the coding sequence GTGGGCGAAACGTCAGAAAACTCTACGCTGAGCTCGGCGCTGCGGCAGACGGTGACCGCTGTCGGCGCCCCGATCGGCATGGTGTACCTCTTCGACGGCCCCGGGGGCCCCGACGGCAGTCTTCGCCTGCACCCCGCGCTGACCAGCGGAAACCCGGAAGGCCTCAGCCTCGGCCGACAGGAGGTCGACGCCCTGACCGAGGCGGCCACCGCCCAGGCGATCCGAGAGCGCGCGGTGGTGTGGCTGCCGGCGTCCCCCGACCGGACCTCCACCCCGTACACGGGCCCGCGCACCGGTACGGACACCGGTCCGTACACCGCCCCGTACACCGGCGTCGCGGCCGTTCCGCTGTGTCACGAGGAGGACACCCTCGGGGTGCTGTCCGTCGTGACCAGCCGGCCCGGGCCGCCCACCGACGCGGAGCGAGGCCTTCTCGAAGTGGCCGCGCGGTGGATCGCCGGCCTGGTCGCCGACCTGGTGGATTCCGGCTCCGCGGCCCGGCCCGCCGCGTCACCCCTCCGCGCGGCACGGGAGGCCGTACGGGTCGGCGCGTGGGACTGGAACATCCGTACCGGCGACATCCTCTGGGACGAGGAGATGGCGCTCGTGCTCGGCATCCCCCCGGACCACTTCGACGGACGGATCGAGACCTGGCGCGCACTGGTCCATCCCGAGGATCTGCCGGCCGTGGTGACCCAGGCGGAGCAGTCGCTGCGCAAGGGCGGGGAGTACGGCGTCAGGCACCGGGTGCTCCGGCCCGACGGCACCGTCGGGTGGGTGGAGGCCAGGGGCCGGATCGTGAACGGGGACGACGGCCGTCCGGCCCGTATGGTGGGCCGGCTGTGGGAGACCAGCGAGACGCGCGCGGCCATGGACTCGGTCGGCCGTGCCCTGCAGCACATGAGCGACGGTTTCCTCGCCGTCGACTCCGACGGACGGATCATGTACGTCAACGGGCGGGCCCAGCAGCTTGTCGGTCCCTCGGACGACCTCATCGGCCGCGTGCTCTGGGAACTGCCCGCGGTCGCCGTGCCCGCCCTCGCGTCACGGTGCCGCAGTGCCATGGCGGACCGCGTCGCCACCGGTATCGACGTGAGGTCGCCGACCGACGGGCGCTCGTACCACCTGCGGATCATCCCGGTGCCCGACGGGCTGACGGTCTATCTGACCGATGTCACCGAGCAGCGGGAGATACAGGCCAGACGGGCCGCCGAGGAGCGCGCCGCCGCCGAGCGCACCTCCCGTATCGGGGGCCTGACGAGGGCACTCGCCGAGGCGCTCACCGTGCAGGACGTGATCAACGCCGTGGCGGAGCGGTTGCTGCCGCTCGTCGGGGCCACGGGGCTGATCGTGCACGCGGCCGGCCCCGGCGGCGACTGGACGCTCCAGTCCGTCGGCTACCCCCGCTCGTACATCGACCGGCTCCCCGACGGGCCCGAGAACAACCCGCTCGACCAGGCGATGCGCGACGGCGTACCGCGGTTCGTCGACTCGCCGCAGGAACTGGAGGCCCGCTATCCCGGGCTGGCCGCCTTCGCCGCCCTCGGCGGAAAACACTCCTGGGCCTTCCTCCCGCTGATGGTCTCCGGGCGCGTCGTGGGCGGTTGCGTCATCTCCTTCGACCGGCCCCGCCGCCTCGCGGACGACGAGCGCGGACTGCTGATCGCGCTGAGCGGACTGATCGCGCAGACCCTGGAGCGGGCCCGGCTGTACGACGCCGAGCACCACCGCGCGCAGGAGTTGCAGCGCGGTCTGCTGCCGCGCGCCCTGCCGTTGCTGCCCACCGTCACCACCGCCGCCCGTTACCTCCCGGCCAGCGAGGGCATGCTCGGCGGCGACTGGTACGACGTCATCCCGCTGTCCGGCGACCGGGTCGCGCTGGTGATCGGCGACGTCATGGGCCACGGCCTCTCCGAGGCGGCCACCATGGGGCGGCTGCGTACCGCCGTACACACCCTCGCCGGCCTCGAACTGCCCCCCGACGAGTTGTTCTCGCACCTCAACGACCTGGTCAGCGATCTCGGCGACGACTTCTACGCCACCTGCCTGTACGCCGTGTACGACCCGGCCACCGGCAGCTGCGCCGTCTCCAGCGCGGGACACCCGCCACCGGTCCTCGTCAGCCCCGACGGCACGGTCCGTCTCCTCGACCTGGCGGCCGACCCGCCCCTCGGCGCGGCCACACCCCCCTTCGAGACCACCGAACTGGTGCTGCCCGAGGGGAGCCTCCTGGTGCTCTACACCGACGGGTTCGTCGAGTCCGCCCGCCGCGACATCGACACCGGCATCGTGCAGCTGACCACCGCCCTCACCACTACGGCGGACACCGCGCCCCCGACCCCCGCCACCGGACCGTGGCCGCGGCCGGACGAGCGGGAGCAGGAGCAGACGGACGAGGCCGGCCGCCTGGACCGGCTGTGCGCCTCGCTCACCGCGGCCCTGCTGCCGGAGGGCGAGCAGACCGGCGACGACGCGGCCGTGCTCGTCGCCCGGGTCCGCGCTCTGCGCCCCGAGGACATGAGCGTCTGGACGCTCCCGGAGGATCCGGTCGCGGCCGGCCAGGCCCGCTCCCACATCCGTCGCCGACTCGCCGAATGGCAGCTCGACGAGTTGGTGACGACGACGGAACTGCTCGCCAGCGAGCTGGTGGGAAACGTGGTGCGCCACGCCAGGGGACCCCTGCGACTGCGCCTGGTCCGCAGCCGCAGCCTCATCTGCGAGGTCTCCGACGGCAGCCTCACCACTCCCCGCATGCGCCGCGCCCGGGACACCGACGAAGGCGGGCGCGGACTGCAACTGGTCGCCGCGCTCAGCCAGCGCTGGGGCGTCCGCTACACGCTCGACGGCAAGTGCATATGGACCGAACAGCCACTGCCGGACCCCGTGCCCGCGCACACCACGGGCGCGGCACAGACCTGA
- a CDS encoding amino acid ABC transporter permease/ATP-binding protein — translation MMGSFDWHYTIGLFADADLWRAALLVVELAVSAWVISTALGLLVALAQQSRLRPLRLLASAYVWFFRSLPLLVLLIFVYNSPQLFPGLRPLLSSPFAAGLVALVLSETAYIAEIHRGGLLSVSKDQGEAAQALGIPYAGVQRHVVVPQAFRVALPTLGNEFISILKLTSLVSSISLAELLLVGQRLYTQNFLVLETLLAVAVYYVMLVTLFDRLRALAERRLDVRKRRTKAAAPIDDAPEDGVPAEPVRRTRARTAHEGEAVVRARGLRKSFGPVSVLDGVDLDVHRGEVVAVIGPSGSGKTTLVRTLNHLEQPDHGSVEIDGLPMGGRDRELAAQRRRVGMVFQRFNLFPHRTALQNITLAPLQQRQYRSRLAAEVRARELLRKVGMDAHAHKYPHQLSGGQQQRVAIARALAMDPSVLLFDEPTSALDPELVGEVLSVMGELAAEGTTMVVVTHEMRFAREVADWVVFMDQGRVLVQGPPETVFDKSGEPRLERFFAAVG, via the coding sequence ATGATGGGCAGCTTCGACTGGCACTACACCATCGGTCTGTTCGCCGATGCCGACCTGTGGCGGGCGGCGCTGCTCGTCGTCGAACTCGCCGTCTCCGCCTGGGTGATCTCCACCGCGCTCGGCCTGCTCGTCGCCCTCGCCCAGCAGTCCCGGCTGCGTCCGCTGCGGCTGCTGGCCTCCGCGTACGTCTGGTTCTTCCGCAGTCTGCCGCTGCTGGTGCTGCTGATCTTCGTCTACAACTCGCCGCAGCTCTTCCCCGGCCTCAGGCCCCTGCTGTCGAGCCCCTTCGCCGCGGGCCTGGTCGCGCTCGTGCTCAGTGAGACCGCGTACATCGCCGAGATCCACCGCGGCGGCCTGCTGTCCGTGAGCAAGGACCAGGGCGAGGCCGCGCAGGCGCTGGGCATCCCGTACGCGGGGGTGCAGCGGCATGTGGTGGTGCCGCAGGCGTTCCGGGTCGCGCTTCCCACGCTGGGCAACGAGTTCATCAGCATCCTCAAACTGACCTCGCTGGTCAGCTCCATCTCCCTGGCCGAGCTGCTGCTGGTCGGCCAGCGCCTCTACACCCAGAACTTCCTGGTCCTGGAGACCCTGCTGGCCGTCGCGGTCTACTACGTCATGCTGGTCACCCTCTTCGACCGGCTCCGCGCCCTGGCCGAACGCCGCCTCGACGTCCGTAAGCGCCGTACGAAGGCCGCGGCACCCATCGACGACGCCCCGGAGGACGGGGTCCCCGCCGAACCGGTGCGGCGGACCCGTGCCCGCACCGCGCACGAGGGCGAGGCGGTCGTACGCGCCCGGGGCCTGCGGAAGTCGTTCGGCCCGGTGTCCGTCCTGGACGGGGTGGACCTCGATGTGCACCGCGGCGAGGTGGTGGCCGTCATCGGCCCCTCCGGCTCGGGCAAGACCACCCTCGTACGCACCCTCAACCACCTGGAACAGCCCGACCACGGCAGTGTGGAGATCGACGGGCTGCCCATGGGCGGCCGGGACCGTGAACTCGCCGCCCAGCGCCGTCGCGTCGGCATGGTCTTCCAGCGGTTCAATCTCTTCCCGCACAGAACCGCCCTGCAGAACATCACCCTCGCCCCGCTCCAGCAGCGGCAGTACCGCAGCCGGTTGGCCGCCGAGGTGCGGGCGCGCGAACTGCTCCGCAAGGTGGGCATGGACGCCCACGCCCACAAGTACCCCCACCAGCTCTCCGGGGGCCAGCAGCAGCGCGTGGCCATCGCCCGCGCCCTGGCGATGGACCCCAGCGTGCTGCTCTTCGACGAACCGACCTCCGCCCTCGACCCCGAGCTCGTGGGCGAGGTCCTGTCGGTGATGGGCGAACTCGCCGCCGAGGGTACGACCATGGTCGTCGTCACCCACGAGATGCGCTTCGCGCGCGAGGTCGCGGACTGGGTGGTCTTCATGGACCAGGGCCGCGTTCTTGTCCAGGGCCCGCCGGAGACGGTCTTCGACAAGTCCGGCGAACCGCGCCTGGAACGGTTCTTCGCCGCGGTCGGCTGA
- a CDS encoding ABC transporter substrate-binding protein yields MHSTSVRSATALGAAAALLALSGCSSGSSSTGEAGGSGASGGSGTMTAGTLTVGSDLTYPPYAYLDGKTPAGFDPDISRALAGASGLKTTFVDTRFEQLIAGLGTGHFDVIASDLYITDERKKQVDFIPYFTTGNSIVVQTSGGDRPAVVTDLCGKSVAVIKGGQIVQKLRDEASKQCTDEGEKAVDVREFGTDPEGTQALLSGQVDAQVTDGAVAKAAADKTNGRLTISSKSLIYPVQSGLAVKRGNTALKKTLTTALDELTKNGTYTELLKKYNLGRAEGS; encoded by the coding sequence ATGCACTCCACATCGGTCCGCTCCGCCACGGCCCTCGGGGCCGCCGCCGCGCTCCTCGCCCTGTCCGGCTGTTCGAGCGGTTCCTCCTCGACCGGCGAGGCGGGCGGTTCGGGCGCTTCGGGCGGCTCGGGCACCATGACCGCCGGCACCCTGACCGTGGGATCGGACCTGACGTATCCCCCGTACGCCTATCTGGACGGCAAGACCCCGGCGGGCTTCGACCCGGACATCTCCCGTGCCCTGGCCGGGGCCTCCGGGCTGAAGACGACCTTCGTCGACACGCGTTTCGAGCAGCTCATCGCAGGGCTCGGCACCGGTCACTTCGACGTGATCGCCTCCGACCTCTACATCACCGACGAGCGCAAGAAGCAGGTCGACTTCATCCCGTACTTCACCACCGGCAACTCGATCGTCGTGCAGACCTCGGGCGGCGACCGGCCGGCCGTGGTCACCGACCTGTGCGGAAAGTCCGTCGCGGTGATCAAGGGCGGCCAGATCGTCCAGAAGCTGCGCGACGAGGCGAGCAAGCAGTGCACGGACGAGGGCGAAAAGGCCGTCGACGTACGGGAGTTCGGCACCGATCCCGAAGGCACCCAGGCGCTGCTGTCCGGCCAGGTCGACGCCCAGGTCACCGACGGTGCCGTGGCGAAGGCAGCCGCCGACAAGACGAACGGGCGGCTCACCATCTCCAGCAAGTCCCTGATCTATCCCGTCCAGTCCGGGCTGGCGGTCAAGCGGGGCAACACCGCCCTGAAGAAGACCCTCACCACCGCGCTGGACGAGCTCACGAAGAACGGTACCTACACCGAGCTGCTGAAGAAGTACAACCTCGGCCGCGCCGAAGGGAGTTGA
- a CDS encoding GntR family transcriptional regulator, which translates to MSTLNGAAETAGRPVLVTDVLRERIVEGELPPGTPLRDVALSAELGVSRNTLREALRTLHDEGLVVQRLHKGTAVKTLSAEDVTDIYIARRTLELSAVDASPLAPEPLLDAMEAKVAAAELAVDVEAWDKVGTASLRFHQSLVALLGSARLDGFFRVTIAQLRLAFAVMADQGAFQAPWVARDREICDLIRGGRRMDATAALRLYLDDSERTVLDAVRANSRTTNSRSATKTAATKATAATKATAATTAVTTAAKGKR; encoded by the coding sequence ATGTCGACTCTGAACGGCGCGGCTGAGACCGCGGGACGGCCCGTCCTGGTGACCGACGTGCTGCGCGAACGCATCGTCGAGGGAGAGCTGCCGCCCGGTACCCCGCTGCGGGACGTGGCGCTCTCCGCCGAGCTCGGGGTGTCCCGGAACACCCTGCGGGAGGCCCTGCGCACCCTGCACGACGAGGGCCTGGTGGTGCAGCGCCTGCACAAGGGCACAGCGGTGAAGACCCTGTCCGCCGAGGACGTGACGGACATCTACATCGCCCGCCGCACGCTCGAACTCAGCGCCGTCGACGCGAGCCCGCTCGCCCCGGAACCGCTGCTCGACGCGATGGAGGCCAAGGTCGCCGCCGCCGAACTCGCCGTCGACGTCGAGGCGTGGGACAAGGTGGGCACCGCGTCACTGCGCTTCCACCAGTCGCTGGTGGCCCTGCTGGGCAGCGCCCGCCTCGACGGCTTCTTCCGGGTGACGATCGCCCAACTGCGCCTGGCCTTCGCGGTGATGGCGGACCAGGGCGCCTTCCAGGCACCGTGGGTCGCCCGCGACCGCGAGATCTGCGACCTGATCCGCGGCGGCCGGCGCATGGACGCCACGGCCGCGCTGCGGCTCTACCTCGACGACTCCGAGCGGACGGTACTCGACGCCGTACGCGCCAACTCCCGTACGACCAACTCCCGTTCGGCAACGAAAACGGCAGCGACCAAGGCAACGGCAGCGACCAAGGCAACGGCAGCGACAACAGCAGTGACAACGGCAGCGAAGGGCAAGCGATGA
- a CDS encoding DUF1989 domain-containing protein — translation MNSRTASAAKAAKAATQATAVTAVTAATAQSKAAPAYQATQGGALDVDRAFYDRFAAARHELVDSFEIPIRSGRAWTVPQGHLCRIVTVEGPQVGDFNVWNLHDPRERMWAARTRQLQRAHISTYDRIWSTLPFLRPLLTVTADTLADYGVDADGGRVHDLLGTRCDPYVNRMLTGEDFDFHCHSNLVRAVLPYGLTEFDVHDVLNVFQCTGLNADDQYFMKDCPAREGDYFEFFAETDLLCALSTCPGGDLSVPLWGPDARDPLDVCRPLGIEVYRPDPTLLNDWTPPARAAYRNLHGMGRPDFLKTVG, via the coding sequence ATGAACTCCCGCACAGCATCGGCGGCGAAGGCGGCGAAGGCGGCGACTCAGGCGACTGCGGTGACTGCGGTGACCGCGGCAACCGCGCAGTCCAAGGCGGCGCCCGCCTACCAGGCCACCCAGGGCGGCGCCCTCGACGTCGACCGCGCCTTTTACGACCGCTTCGCCGCCGCACGCCACGAGCTCGTGGACTCCTTCGAGATCCCGATCCGCTCGGGCCGCGCCTGGACCGTCCCGCAGGGGCACCTGTGCCGGATCGTCACCGTCGAGGGCCCCCAGGTCGGCGACTTCAACGTGTGGAACCTCCACGACCCGCGCGAGCGCATGTGGGCCGCCCGCACGCGCCAGTTGCAGCGCGCGCACATCTCCACGTACGACCGGATCTGGTCCACGCTCCCCTTCCTGCGCCCCCTGCTCACCGTCACCGCCGACACGCTCGCGGACTACGGTGTGGACGCCGACGGCGGACGTGTCCACGACCTGCTGGGCACCCGCTGCGACCCGTACGTCAACCGCATGCTCACCGGCGAGGACTTCGACTTCCACTGCCACTCGAACCTGGTCCGGGCCGTACTGCCGTACGGACTCACCGAGTTCGACGTCCACGACGTACTCAACGTCTTCCAGTGCACGGGCCTCAACGCCGACGACCAGTACTTCATGAAGGACTGCCCGGCGCGCGAGGGCGACTATTTCGAGTTCTTCGCCGAAACGGACCTGCTCTGCGCCCTGTCCACCTGCCCGGGCGGCGACCTCTCGGTCCCCCTGTGGGGCCCGGACGCCCGAGACCCCCTGGACGTCTGCCGCCCCCTGGGCATCGAGGTCTACCGCCCCGACCCCACCCTCCTGAACGACTGGACCCCACCCGCCAGGGCCGCCTACCGCAACCTCCATGGCATGGGCCGACCGGATTTCCTCAAGACCGTCGGCTGA
- a CDS encoding nucleotidyl transferase AbiEii/AbiGii toxin family protein, with product MNLTDLHRRLLADVLDVGGVYPLALTGGYAVQAHGLVDRLSQDLDVATENPERMEDIAAAVRTGLEERGWRVRALETDPLSARLIVTDPASHEECEVDVLKETLWRPPVHTEHGLVLSLEDVVGTKVRALADRGLARDLIDVLAAADRWSHIELEELGRRHARDSFDLHELQARLGGADWIDDTEFAAYGLDERAITELRRWAQSWADDIGERLLEGETPHED from the coding sequence GTGAACCTCACGGACCTGCACCGTCGCTTGCTTGCGGATGTCCTCGATGTCGGCGGTGTCTACCCTCTGGCGCTCACCGGTGGCTATGCGGTCCAAGCACATGGGTTGGTCGACCGGCTCAGCCAGGATCTCGATGTCGCGACCGAGAACCCGGAGCGCATGGAGGATATCGCCGCTGCCGTGCGTACCGGCCTGGAAGAGCGTGGGTGGCGCGTGAGAGCGCTGGAGACGGATCCGCTGTCGGCGCGGCTCATCGTCACCGATCCCGCCAGCCATGAGGAGTGCGAGGTCGATGTCCTCAAGGAGACACTCTGGCGGCCCCCTGTGCATACCGAGCACGGGTTGGTGCTGTCCCTCGAAGATGTCGTCGGCACCAAGGTTCGTGCACTGGCCGACCGGGGACTCGCCAGGGATCTGATCGACGTACTGGCCGCGGCGGACCGCTGGAGCCACATCGAGCTGGAAGAGCTTGGACGTCGCCACGCCCGCGACTCCTTCGACCTGCACGAGCTTCAAGCACGCTTGGGCGGGGCCGACTGGATCGACGACACGGAGTTTGCCGCCTACGGGCTCGACGAGCGAGCGATCACTGAGCTGCGTCGGTGGGCACAGTCGTGGGCCGACGACATCGGTGAACGACTCCTGGAGGGGGAGACCCCGCACGAGGACTGA
- a CDS encoding transcriptional regulator → MATQPGLSDLRRAKFARRAPAALSELVGPQHGTVTLPLHLAWSGLTTFDLDQPRLRMSYYRIVLAEGLHDDLVRYLHRELLVSLWPTLRTLVSRDVREVWESSFDELAHGARAAA, encoded by the coding sequence ATGGCAACACAGCCCGGTCTCTCTGATCTTCGCCGTGCGAAGTTCGCTCGGCGTGCACCTGCCGCGCTCTCCGAGCTCGTCGGCCCTCAGCACGGCACAGTGACCCTGCCGCTGCATCTGGCGTGGTCGGGGCTGACCACATTCGATCTCGATCAGCCCCGGCTACGGATGAGCTACTACCGGATCGTCCTGGCCGAGGGTCTGCACGACGATCTGGTCCGGTATCTCCATCGCGAACTTCTGGTCAGCCTGTGGCCCACACTGCGCACGCTGGTCAGCCGTGATGTCCGGGAGGTGTGGGAGAGCTCCTTCGACGAGCTGGCTCACGGAGCCCGGGCCGCTGCGTGA
- a CDS encoding FHA domain-containing protein — protein sequence MPASGGGRFLPATHGSLARGASAPLPGTLFALALTGGMTLGPGDGREVLFGRNRPEVHVCLGEDDPQLSRHQGTLTHRDGRWWVSNAGRLPIRCAGARLLFRGEEPLALDIGYTPLFVGGSRGREHLLEVFVTGPEGERPLPRHGDVTRPPRVWVLTEQEKLALVVLGRRYLLHEPRPQPLTWRQTAAELAESQPHAGWTDKRVEHLVNGVRTRLSRDGVPWLTREELGEPLGNALNDNLIRALLSSTTLVPMDLALIDAA from the coding sequence ATGCCCGCTTCGGGCGGCGGCCGGTTCCTGCCCGCCACCCACGGGAGCCTCGCCCGGGGCGCGTCCGCGCCGCTGCCCGGCACCCTCTTCGCCCTCGCACTGACCGGAGGCATGACGCTGGGACCCGGGGACGGGCGCGAGGTCCTGTTCGGCCGCAACCGGCCCGAGGTGCACGTCTGCCTCGGCGAGGACGACCCCCAGCTCAGCCGCCACCAGGGCACGCTCACCCACCGGGACGGCCGCTGGTGGGTGAGCAACGCCGGGCGGCTGCCGATCCGGTGCGCCGGGGCCCGCCTGCTGTTCCGGGGCGAGGAGCCACTGGCGCTCGACATCGGCTACACCCCGCTGTTCGTGGGCGGTTCACGTGGCCGCGAGCACTTGTTGGAGGTCTTCGTCACCGGCCCCGAGGGCGAGCGGCCACTGCCGCGACACGGTGACGTCACCCGCCCGCCCCGGGTGTGGGTGCTGACCGAGCAGGAGAAGCTCGCCCTCGTCGTGCTGGGCCGGCGGTACCTGCTGCACGAGCCCCGGCCGCAGCCGCTGACCTGGAGACAGACCGCCGCCGAACTCGCCGAGTCGCAACCGCACGCGGGCTGGACGGACAAGCGCGTCGAGCACCTGGTCAACGGCGTCCGCACCCGGCTGTCCCGCGACGGAGTGCCCTGGCTGACCCGCGAGGAACTCGGCGAGCCCCTGGGCAACGCCCTCAACGACAACCTGATCCGCGCACTGCTGTCGTCGACCACGCTCGTACCGATGGACTTGGCCCTGATCGACGCCGCCTGA